Proteins encoded within one genomic window of Aspergillus nidulans FGSC A4 chromosome VII:
- a CDS encoding uncharacterized protein (transcript_id=CADANIAT00008710), with amino-acid sequence MSTTISLAKTQTTRSTLIQAISTAAQISRVDSAIWAFLWTADIPNLEAMLDNAKSNPRVVYRQLVNCHQARDAIRKWMVRTQFPSNEQHRVHRLKEKNSRSSSMSMTKERSANLDSVLSWNAALCKTRDGNKCVITKANAYLHTNPSDTGNDSDVKVTHLAPISLEGGKCIKNAPFWNTLRLFFSDRKVNSWITATRVMTDTSNMICLSAGAAQALATARYALKPRSLNTNRTEMETEFFALPGGYHSSKRDIMAKPLFDAAGTKGEDVYVGVRLITQNPRVYELPSWEILELAWHMNRVAALSGIGNGNSPQTERRIVSVMRRIRGLSVPAAMQVERKCARRRMLAFSLGDVRQDSTMKF; translated from the exons ATGTCCACCACAATTTCCCTAGCCAAGACCCAAACTACCCGTTCAACTCTTATCCAGGCAATCTCGACAGCCGCCCAAATATCTAGAGTTGACTCTGCAATATGGGCTTTTCTCTGGACGGCGGATATTCCAAACCTCGAAGCCATGTTGGATAATGCCAAATCGAATCCCCGGGTGGTGTACCGACAGCTAGTCAATTGCCATCAGGCTAGGGACGCAATCAGGAAAT GGATGGTCAGGACTCAATTCCCTAGCAATGAACAGCATCGAGTCCATAGGCTGAAGGAGAAAAACTCGAGATCGAGTTCGATGTCGATGACAAAAGAAAGATCCGCCAATCTAGACTCTGTCCTCTCCTGGAACGCGGCCCTCTGCAAGACACGAGACGGGAACAAATGCGTCATCACGAAGGCAAACGCATACCTGCACACCAATCCTAGTGACACCGGTAATGATAGCGACGTCAAAGTCACACATCTCGCCCCCATCTCGCTTGAAGGCGGAAAATGCATCAAAAACGCGCCGTTCTGGAACACTCtgcgcctcttcttctccgacaGAAAGGTTAACAGCTGGATCACCGCGACAAGAGTCATGACGGACACGAGCAATATGATTTGCCTctctgcaggtgctgcaCAGGCGCTGGCGACTGCTAGATACGCACTGAAACCGAGGAGCCTCAATACAAACCGAACGGAAATGGAGACGGAGTTCTTCGCATTGCCGGGTGGCTACCATAGCAGCAAAAGGGATATTATGGCAAAGCCTCTCTTTGATGCAGCGGGGACGAAGGGTGAGGATGTATATGTGGGCGTCCGTCTTATAACTCAGAACCCGAGAGTCTATGAGCTGCCGTCATGGGAGATCCTAGAGCTGGCATGGCATATGAACCGGGTCGCAGCGCTCTCTGGAATTGGTAATGGGAATAGCCCTCAGACGGAGCGGAGGATCGTATcggtgatgaggaggatcCGGGGTCTGTCTGTGCCAGCAGCCATGCaggtggagaggaagtgtGCTCGGCGCAGAATGCTCGCCTTTAGTTTAGGTGATGTTCGTCAGGATTCGACGATGAAATTCTAA
- a CDS encoding glycoside hydrolase family 47 protein (transcript_id=CADANIAT00008714), with protein sequence MLLIKKRYALPTFILTFLIYLVFTTLPPGAEKTYIEHYSQPAHDITEIAKDNRIHWTKHAEQYPIADYISLPTASPAPIPKIQYDFPAESWFARIWRKRKQGAVKEAFKHAWKGYKSNAWLRDELSPLSGGYRTSFAGWAATLVDALDTLIIMDLTDEFEEALEALEHIDFSTTDSIQINVFETNIRYLGGLLGAHDLTEGRYPILLKKATEIADFLYGSFDTRNRMPQSRWEWTRSASGQTIHPSGNTILAELGSLNLEFTRMSQLTGDQKYFDAIQRISDHLESAQKETLVPGLWPMMVDAESMRFSDPRYTIGGMADSAYEYLPKEHMLLEGRTQQYQRMYESAIPAIKERMLFRPMTKGGEDILFSGNIYAGTKASRKKVEAQAEHLKCYLGGTIGIGAKVFNRPEELSIARKLTDGCIWAYDIMPSGIMPEVMYLSPCDDLENCPWDEQKWYRDVRARPPPHANIADTEEAAKLLIEKFDLVPGVAEIADARYMLRPEAIESVFIMYRITGDKKYQDAAWRMFNSIEKATRTKYAHAAINDVREEKPKQLDYMESFWLAETLKYFYLIFSEPELISLDDYVLNTEAHPFKRPS encoded by the exons ATGCTCCTGATAAAGAAAAGATATGCTTTACCGACCTTCATTCTTACATTTCTTATCTATCTCGTTTTTACTACTCTACCGCCAGGCGCGGAGAAAACTTACATTGAACATTACTCACAACCAGCCCACGACATAACCGAGATCGCCAAAGACAACCGTATCCACTGGACTAAGCACGCCGAGCAGTATCCGATTGCCGATTATATCTCTCTGCCAACTGCCTCTCCAGCTCCGATTCCCAAGATCCAATACGACTTCCCCGCCGAATCATGGTTTGCTCGTATatggcggaagaggaagcagggCGCGGTGAAGGAGGCTTTCAAGCATGCGTGGAAGGGCTACAAAAGCAATGCCTGGTTGCGGGATGAACTGTCGCCTTTAAGCGGTGGATACAGAACTTCCTTTGCTGGCTGGGCAGCCACACTGGTGGATGCCCTGGATACATTGATAATCATGGATCTTACAGACGAATTcgaggaggcgctggaagcACTCGAGCATATTGATTTTTCAACCACCGATTCAATCCAGATCAACGTGTTTGAGACAAATATCAGATACCTCGGAGGTCTTCTTGGTGCACACGACCTTACAGAGGGCAGATATCCTATTcttctgaagaaggcgactGAGATAGCCGATTTTCTCTACGGGTCGTTTGATACGAGGAATAGGATGCCTCAGTCTCGGTGGGAGTGGACAAG ATCCGCATCGGGCCAGACCATTCATCCTAGTGGGAACACTATTCTCGCGGAGCTGGGTTCTCTGAACCTGGAATTCACCCGGATGTCCCAGTTGACGGGAGACCAGAAGTACTTTGACGCGATTCAACGGATCTCAGACCACTTAGAATCAGCTCAGAAAGAAACCCTGGTGCCCGGTTTATGGCCAATGATGGTTGACGCCGAGAGCATGCGGTTTTCCGATCCTCGGTACACAATTGGTGGTATGGCGGATTCCGCATATGAATACCTCCCTAAAGAGCATATGCTTCTTGAGGGTCGGACGCAACAGTATCAACGAATGTACGAATCCGCAATTCCAGCGATCAAGGAGAGGATGCTGTTCCGCCCGATGACCAAGGGTGGAGAAGATATCCTATTTTCAGGTAACATTTACGCTGGTACAAAGGCCAGTCGGAAAAAGGTAGAGGCACAGGCGGAACACCTCAAGTGTTATCTTGGGGGCACGATTGGCATCGGGGCCAAAGTGTTCAATCGGCCTGAAGAGCTGTCAATCGCTCGCAAGCTAACCGACGGCTGCATCTGGGCGTACGATATCATGCCCTCTGGGATCATGCCAGAAGTCATGTATCTCAGCCCTTGCGACGACTTGGAAAACTGTCCATGGGACGAGCAAAAGTGGTATCGAGACGTGCGCGCGCGGCCACCGCCTCATGCGAACATTGCGGATACTGAGGAAGCGGCGAAATTGCTTATCGAGAAATTCGACCTGGTCCCAGGTGTCGCCGAAATCGCCGATGCACGCTATATGTTGCG GCCGGAAGCAATCGAGTCCGTATTTATCATGTACCGCATCACGGGCGACAAGAAATATCAGGATGCTGCGTGGCGGATGTTCAACAGCATTGAGAAGGCCACTCGGACTAAGTATGCCCATGCAGCCATCAATGATGTGCGAGAGGAAAAGCCGAAACAATTGGACTATATGGAGAGCTTCTGGCTGGCAGAAACCCTGAAGTACTTCTACCTTATATTCTCCGAGCCGGAGCTCATTAGTCTTGATGATTATGTGCT AAATACGGAGGCACACCCATTCAAGCGTCCATCGTAG
- a CDS encoding FAD binding domain protein (transcript_id=CADANIAT00008711), translating to MVHAVLPQTPLSPRAAAARPTYTHRESGNVPMSSTSHPDNPVPEEPRVRSLSVTNKSFGGSSVSSQETENTDSESPSTPPTEQSDEEFAEKQPKDDAGRQRRASTVLISQGPDDMRRILENVGTGGTQKLQPMCCGGGCCRLQPLNRAPGPVSVINPVTPPDNKAYQSLKLNVDLLTLDSELTNIAPLPEKKVSFSAVPPSAVNMNLGPADHPPPFVQPHPPYNVYRAPVYHARELTSAGAEKRTYHFDIDVTDYPAESGMVDFVVGGAIGVCPMNKEEEVEDIFNQLGIPKSIRDKKVTVRTTHGRWPTIWGKEEARELITTRRELLKWCSDIQSYAPTKGLFRLLAEYASDPSEKKILLFLASAQGQGAFCDLRTSSHITVSQLLHAFPSSHPPLDHLLSTLNQLMPRFYSLSQDPLISRKRKGDQYRRLVEIAVTVAESEDWKGGSRTGVGSGFMERLARQAVEAQAQGREPGDLDLHVPMFRGLMANPLAKRFASDGPMLLIGAGVGIAPFRGFVQRRLQSANCANKVWVLQGVRDSLLDELYRGEWGVEEDKVRKVVQSRRGESKYVQEEVRNQADLVWFVINSLDGRVFVCGSGKGMGEGVEAALVDVAMAKGNLNREEAELFWENKKEAGQYIAETW from the exons ATGG TGCACGCCGTTCTCCCCCAGACGCCGCTGTCGCCGCGGGCTGCGGCCGCAAGGCCGACATACACCCACCGTGAATCCGGAAATGTCCCCATGTCCTCGACCTCCCACCCTGATAACCCCGTGCCGGAAGAACCTCGAGTGCGCTCCCTGTCCGTTACAAACAAGAGCTTCGGCGGCTCTTCGGTCTCTTCACAAGAAACAGAGAACACAGATTCAGAGTCACCGTCAACACCACCCACAGAACAATCAGATGAAGAGTTTGCGGAGAAACAACCCAAGGATGATGCTGGACGTCAACGGCGGGCTTCCACTGTTCTGATCTCGCAGGGTCCCGATGACATGCGGCGGATCTTAGAAAATGTTGGAACAGGGGGGACACAGAAACTCCAGCCCATGTGCTGTGGTGGCGGTTGCTGCCGTCTTCAACCGCTGAACCGAGCTCCCGGGCCTGTTTCGGTGATCAACCCCGTCACACCACCAGATAACAAGGCGTACCAGAGTCTAAAGCTTAACGTCGACCTCCTTACGCTCGACAGCGAGCTCACCAACATCGCTCCTCTgccagagaagaaggtaTCATTCTCGGCAGTCCCACCTTCTGCTGTGAATATGAACCTTGGGCCCGCGGATCATCCACCTCCTTTTGTGCAACCTCACCCTCCGTACAATGTGTACCGAGCCCCTGTTTACCACGCACGAGAACTCACGAGCGCTGGCGCTGAGAAGCGGACATACCATTTCGATATAGACGTAACTGATTATCCGGCCGAGAGTGGAATGGTCGACTTCGTTGTAGGTGGTGCCATCGGAGTTTGCCCGATgaacaaggaggaggaagttgaggataTTTTCAACCAACTTGGTATTCCCAAGTCTATTCGGGACAAGAAGGTCACTGTCCGGACTACCCACGGCAGGTGGCCAACGATCTGGGGTAAAGAGGAAGCGCGCGAGTTGATCACTACCCGACGCGAGCTCCTGAAATGGTGCTCCGACATTCAGAGCTATGCCCCGACCAAGGGCCTCTTCCGGCTGCTCGCCGAGTATGCCAGCGACCCGAGCGAAAAGAAGATTCTTTTGTTCCTCGCATCAGCTCAAGGCCAAGGCGCCTTCTGCGATCTCCGCACCAGTTCACACATCACCGTCTCTCAACTGCTCCACGCATTCCCCTCATCACATCCCCCGCTCGACCACCTCCTATCCACCCTCAACCAACTGATGCCACGATTCTACTCTCTTTCGCAAGACCCTCTTATCTCCCGCAAACGCAAAGGTGATCAGTACCGCCGTCTAGTTGAAATCGCCGTCACAGTCGCCGAATCAGAAGACTGGAAGGGCGGTAGTAGAACAGGCGTGGGCTCGGGTTTTATGGAACGTCTCGCAAGGCAGGCCGTCGAAGCTCAAGCGCAAGGTCGTGAACCAGGCGATCTCGATCTGCACGTTCCCATGTTCCGCGGCCTTATGGCCAACCCTCTCGCTAAGCGCTTTGCTTCAGACGGACCTATGCTCCTCAtcggtgctggtgttggaaTCGCGCCTTTCCGCGGCTTTGTCCAGCGTCGCTTGCAGTCAGCGAACTGCGCGAACAAAGTCTGGGTGTTGCAGGGGGTTCGCGATTCTCTGCTCGACGAGCTTTACCGCGGCGAGTGGGGTGTCGAGGAGGACAAAGTGCGCAAGGTTGTGCAGAGTCGGCGGGGCGAGAGCAAGTACGTCCAGGAAGAAGTCCGCAATCAAGCAGACCTTGTTTGGTTCGTGATCAACTCGCTCGACGGCCGAGTCTTCGTCTGCGGAAGCGGCAAAGGTATGggcgagggcgttgaggCTGCACTAGTTGATGTTGCCATGGCAAAGGGAAATCTGAATAGGGAAGAGGCGGAGCTTTTCTGGGAAAATAAGAAGGAGGCAGGGCAATATATAGCG GAGACGTGGTGA
- a CDS encoding uncharacterized protein (transcript_id=CADANIAT00008715), producing MVVWLSLSIELMSASVFFIPSNPNAATALATVTERLTALFADEATPVSRWALEHKLMRDTPSCLPNSGTQRPGAPKYMQFLSLTYHPNHGFIYTSQQADKDGPGAVAAPTPSSSQSSQATSVTTPMVMTTVPLPSTGALYQHFSYACQPFWCHRHTVTVPNGVVYEIGDFRVRAGDVRQTQPAVRMRGTVVEIEWQGPSLATTLSGLYRSRRQKRRVASNTYMWDNEDGEDHDSGIDMAFPDGVEEADIDAEYAATAALIKEFWGKLEIEGAREAILVPDVGKEVKERLRKLKQPDKQGVSHVVNEDGSGLQVDEDPDPDAGVDVARQFMEIFRFNR from the exons ATGGTAGTTTGGTTGAGCCTGTCTATCGAG CTGATGAGCGCCAGCGTCTTCTTTATCCCCTCTAACCCCAATGCCGCCACTGCTCTAGCAACGGTAACGGAGCGCCTAACCGCGCTCTTTGCCGATGAGGCAACCCCCGTCTCACGGTGGGCCCTAGAGCACAAGCTGATGCGCGACACACCGTCCTGTCTTCCAAACTCAGGCACACAACGCCCAGGAGCACCGAAATATATGCAGTTTCTCTCTCTTACGTACCATCCCAACCACGGATTCATCTACACTTCCCAGCAGGCAGATAAGGATGGACCAGGAGCAGTAGCAGCTCCTACCCCATCCAGCTCACAGTCATCCCAGGCGACTTCTGTGACAACGCCAATGGTGATGACAACAGTTCCGCTCCCATCAACCGGGGCGCTGTATCAGCATTTCTCATATGCTTGTCAGCCGTTTTGGTGCCATAGACACACGGTCACAGTGCCAAATGGGGTAGTCTACGAAATCGGCGATTTCAGAGTACGTGCCGGGGACGTACGGCAGACGCAACCTGCCGTACGGATGCGAGGCACAGTTGTCGAGATTGAATGGCAGGGTCCCTCGCTGGCTACCACGCTCTCCGGCCTGTACCGGTCCAGaaggcagaagaggagggtgGCTTCTAATACCTATATGTGGGATAacgaggatggcgaggaccATGATTCAGGAATTGATATGGCGTTTCCCGATggagtggaggaggccgaTATCGATGCCGAGTATGCGGCAACTGCGGCTTTGATCAAGGAGTTTTGGGGGAAATTGGAGATCGAGGGCGCAAGAGAGGCGATCCTTGTCCCGGATGTGGGGAAAGAGGTTAAGGAGCGATTACGAAAGCTGAAACAGCCGGACAAGCAGGGTGTTAGCCATGTTGTAAATGAGGATGGCAGTGGGTTACAGGTGGATGAAGATCCCGATCCGGATGCTGGGGTGGATGTGGCAAGGCAGTTCATGGAGATCTTTAGATTCAACCGATGA
- a CDS encoding uncharacterized protein (transcript_id=CADANIAT00008713) gives MPGPYVPPGYSPPFQVVDDLHHGAWVIIVVALGLVLSLVSFLIRLYVRLALHPPLGKDDYVLLGATIIAVVQATLIFEACAKGLGTSIDLLDEGDVNIIQVLIITSDILYLITLYTTKCCVVGIYLRLTPQKTHNRASWATLLLCTLWVVPAILILSVNCGLNRPWKGTGGQCENLLPRWQFIVALDITTELILFGLAVFLLAGLFMPVKRKFTIAFAFIFRLPMIVFAILHIYYLHQSLTSPDPTLDAVPSLIWGQVELNYALVACSVFCMRPFIAAVSTNYGRGGDSTLESSRDKSSGSNSKSTGGSGGGSKGGTETIGNETAMLGNSDRRAGTARAKVERGNGMIGRGSAGTDEIELVDWTQGRRWSEGSGKMIIRKDVQYTVEFDGVESSSKNLHHESEYWDQYLGGQRP, from the exons ATGCCCGGCCCGTACGTCCCTCCAGGCTACTCGCCGCCATTCCAGGTGGTTGACGATCTCCACCACGGTGCCTGGGTTATTATCGTCGTTGCGCTGGGACTCGTTCTCTCGCTGGtcagcttcttgatccgACTCTATGTGAGGCTCGCCCTGCACCCGCCGTTGGGGAAGGACGACTACGTCCTGCTGGGAGCAACG ATTATTGCCGTCGTTCAAGCAACGCTCATCTTTGAAGCCTGTGCAAAAGGCCTCGGGACGTCGATTGATTTGCTTGACGAGGGAGACGTAAATATTATCCAGGTT ctcatcatcacGAGCGACATCCTCTATCTCATTACCCTCTACACGACAAAATGCTGCGTCGTCGGGATATACCTCCGCCTCACGCCTCAGAAGACCCATAACCGGGCCTCGTGGGCTACATTACTCCTCTGCACCCTCTGGGTTGTGCCAGCGATCCTCATTCTCTCGGTGAACTGTGGCCTCAATAGACCCTGGAAGGGAACGGGTGGCCAGTGTGAGAACCTC TTACCAAGATGGCAGTTTATCGTCGCCCTTGACATAACCACCGAACTGATTCTCTTCGGCCTGGctgtcttccttcttgcAGGTCTTTTTATGCCTGTCAAACGAAAATTCACGATCGCATTCGCGTTTATATTTCGACTTCC AATGATCGTCTTCGCTATCCTCCACATCTACTACCTCCACCAATCCCTCACCTCACCAGACCCCACCCTCGACGCCGTCCCGTCCTTAATCTGGGGCCAGGTCGAACTCAACTACGCTCTCGTCGCATGCAGCGTCTTCTGCATGCGTCCGTTTATAGCAGCCGTCAGCACAAATTACGGACGCGGCGGGGATTCTACGCTTGAAAGTAGTCGGGATAAATCGTCTGGGTCGAATTCAAAGTCTACGGGCGGTTCGGGCGGGGGGTCCAAAGGGGGAACGGAGACTATCGGGAATGAAACAGCGATGCTTGGGAATTCAGATCGAAGAGCTGGGACTGCAAGAGCAAAGGTAGAAAGGGGGAATGGGATGATTGGCCGGGGGTCGGCTGGGACCGATGAGATTGAGCTTGTGGACTGGACGCAGGGGCGGAGATGGAGTGAAGGAAGTGGGAAGATGATTATCCGAAAGGACGTGCAGTATACCGTGGAGTTTGATGGGGTGGAATCCTCGAGCAAGAACTTGCATCATGAGTCGGAGTACTGGGATCAGTACTTGGGCGGACAGCGGCCCTGA
- a CDS encoding calmodulin (transcript_id=CADANIAT00008716) produces the protein MADSLTEEQVSEYKEAFSLFDKDGDGQITTKELGTVMRSLGQNPSESELQDMINEVDADNNGTIDFPEFLTMMARKMKDTDSEEEIREAFKVFDRDNNGFISAAELRHVMTSIGEKLTDDEVDEMIREADQDGDGRIDYNEFVQLMMQK, from the exons ATG GCCGACTCTCTGACCGAAGAGCAAGTTTCCGAGTACAAGGAGGCCTTCTCCCTATTT GACAAGGATGGCGATG GCCAGATTACCACTAAGGAGCTTGGCACTGTCATGCGCTCGCTCGGTCAGAATCCTTCAGAGTCTGAGCTTCAGGACATGATCAACGAAGTTGACGCCGACAACAATGGCACCATTGACTTTCCAG AGTTCCTTACCATGATGGCCAGAAAGATGAAGGACACCGATTCCGAGGAGGAAATTCGGGAGGCGTTCAAGGTCTTCGACCGTGACAACAATGGTTTCATCTCCGCTGCTGAGCTGCGTCACGTCATGACCTCGATCGGTGAGAAGCTCACCGATGACGAAGTCGACGAGATGATCCGCGAGGCGGACCAGGATGGCGACGGCCGAATTGACT ACAACGAATTCGTCCAACTTATGATGCAAAAATAA
- the tlgB gene encoding syntaxin-like protein tlgB (transcript_id=CADANIAT00008717) produces the protein MWRDRTNLYISYRQSFTHHPAKKPRYLGTPNGFSDVASQSEESRRLISESTGIDDDGDAIIEMDVLPPRWVDVQEDVTDLLADIAQKSAQLDKLHHKHLLPGFGDEEVRKQDERVIERYTQEITRGFHECQKLVKRIEVMVHEAKQQGGVSSGDETMAKNIQISLASRVQEASAQFRKKQSNYLKKLRGLEDTASQFDRSTTPMQNPYTDPSLMESDADKSFSQTTLMQTTQRMTGQNDAAILQREREINDIAKGIIELSDIFRELQAMVIDQGTMLDRIDYNVERMNTDVQAAQKELNVATNYQRRTTKRKIILLLILLVVGMIIILLVKPKKHESSEPAPPPTQPENLPPGLRPRGFEIAYRRPRSPSLTRVARSEWVDPDIYR, from the exons ATGTGGCGGGACCGCACCAATCT TTACATCTCCTACCGTCAGTCATTTACCCATCACCCCGCAAAGAAGCCGCGATACCTCGGAACACCCAATGGCTTCTCCGACGTAGCGTCACAATCTGAAGAAAGTCGGCGGCTTATATCTGAATCCACGGGGattgacgacgatggcgatGCGATCATTGAGATGGATGTGCTCCCGCCACGCTGGGTCGATGTGCAGGAGGATGTGACGGACTTACTCGCGGACATTGCACAGAAGTCGGCCCAGCTAGATAAGCTGCACCACAAGCACCTCTTACCGGGATTCGGCGATGAGGAAGTACGAAAGCAAGACGAGCGTGTTATTGAACGGTATACGCAAGAAATTACACGCGGCTTCCATGAGTGTCAGAAGCTTGTCAAGCGCATAGAGGTTATGGTACATGAAGCCAAACAGCAAGGGGGGGTGAGTAGCGGAGATGAAACCATGGCCAAGAACATTCAGATATCACTTGCATCGAGGGTACAAGAAGCCAGTGctcagttcaggaagaaaCAAAGCAATTATTTAAAGA AGCTACGAGGTCTTGAAGATACGGCCTCACAATTCGATCGTTCTACTACGCCAATGCAGAATCCGTATACAGATCCGTCATTAATGGAGTCCGATGCCGATAAGTCCTTCTCGCAAACCACCCTGATGCAGACGACACAGCGGATGACCGGCCAAAACGATGCCGCAATCCTACAACGAGAGCGGGAGATCAACGACATTGCCAAAGGAATCATCGAACTATCTGATATTTTCCGCGAGCTACAGGCAATGGTCATCGACCAAGGTACAATGCTGGATCGCATAGACTACAATgtggagagaatgaacaCCGATGTTCAAGCAGCCCAGAAGGAACTCAATGTG GCGACTAACTACCAACGGCGTACCACAAAGCGCAAAATAATTCTTCTTTTGATCCTTCTGGTGGTGGGGATGATAATTATCCTCCTCGTTAAGCCGAAGAAACATGAATCATCTGAACCTGCGCCGCCTCCTACCCAACCAGAAAATCTACCGCCTGGCCTACGGCCGCGAGGTTTTGAAATAGCATATAGGCGTCCAAGGTCACCTTCATTGACGCGAGTTGCAAGGAGCGAGTGGGTTGATCCTGATATATATCGATAA
- a CDS encoding putative GABA permease (transcript_id=CADANIAT00008712), with protein sequence MGSNEISPTRRANMADLTADYAGYAEHPRKGTVAPKYMGTVVDQRDMNALGRVQVLRFAKQCADGRRHGRADMGLPHRHRRSSSFRRVSYQARSPTSGGQYHWVSEFAPRRYQKFLSYITGWLTAIGWQCAIVTIAMLAGTIIQGLIVLNNPTYNFERWHGTLLVIAITTFSIFFNTFLARNLPMVEALILIIHIVGLFAIIIPLWVLAPRNNAKAVFTEFNNGGGWNSDGTATLVGFSTTITAMIGYDCSVHMSEEIKDASRTLPKAMMSAVGVNAVLGFIMIITLCFTLGDVDNILESPTGFPFIQIFYNTTQSYAATNTMTAILVITLTASTITEVATASRQLWSFARDRGLPFSDFFAYVTPGWNIPLNSVLVSLIVTILLSLINIGSTVALAAIVSLTITSLMSAYILSIGCILLKRFRNEPLPHRRWSLGRFGMAINIAAMAFLLPVFVFAFFPLMAEVDKQTMNWSVVMYIGLITLASVYYIIRGRNHFVAPVALVRKLR encoded by the exons ATGGGTTCCAACGAGATCAGCCCTACCAGAAGGGCAAACATGGCGGACCTAACTGCCGACTATGCCGGATACGCTGAGCACCCACGGAAAGGGACTGTGGCTCCCAAGTACATGGGCACGGTGGTGGATCAGCGAGACATGAATGCTTTGGGCCGAGTCCAAGTTCTTCGC TTTGCTAAGCAGTGTGCTGACGGACGGAGGCACGGCCGGGCTGATATGGggcttcctcatcgtcaccGCCGG TCCTCTTCTTTCAGAAGAGTATCTTACCAGGCTAGGTCGCCAACCTCGGGTGGGCAATACCATTGGGTGTCTGAATTTGCCCCTCGTCGGTATCAGAAATTCCTTAGCTACATCACCG GATGGCTTACCGCAATCGGATGGCAGTGTGCTATAGTGACTATTGCCATGCTGGCCGGTACGATCATTCAAGGGCTGATTGTCCTCAATAACCCAACCTATAACTTTGAGCGGTGGCACGGTACTTTGCTGGTCATAGCAATCACCAcattctccatcttcttcaacacATTCTTAGCCAGGAATCTTCCAATGGTGGAGGCATTGATCCTGATCATCCACATCGTAGGGctctttgccatcatcatTCCGCTATGGGTGCTTGCACCTCGTAACAACGCAAAGGCCGTTTTTACGGAGTTCAACAACGGCGGCGGATGGAACAGCGATGGCACTGCAACGTTGGTCGGCTTCTCAACTACAATCACTGCGATGATAGGTTACGACTGCTCGGTCCATATGT CCGAGGAAATCAAAGACGCTTCTCGGACGCTCCCCAAGGCTATGATGTCTGCGGTTGGAGTCAACGCGGTCTTAGGGttcatcatgatcatcacTCTTTGCTTCACTCTTGGAGATGTCGACAACATCCTCGAAAGCCCGACCGGGTTCCCGTTTATTCAAATCTTCTACAACACAACGCAGAGCTATGCCGCCACAAACACCATGACGGCCATCTTGGTGATCACCTTGACGGCAAGTACCATCACCGAGGTTGCCACGGCCTCGCGCCAGCTGTGGTCTTTTGCGCGTGACAGAGGGCTTCCATTCTCGGATTTCTTCGCCTAC GTAACACCTGGCTGGAACATCCCACTGAACTCTGTCCTCGTCTCCCTAATCGTCACAATTCTCCTCTCGCTGATCAATATCGGCTCAACCGTCGCCCTAGCAGCGATCGTCTCGCTCACGATCACCTCGCTAATGTCCGCCTACATCCTGTCTATCGGCTGCATCCTGCTCAAACGGTTCCGGAACGAGCCTCTCCCTCACCGCCGCTGGTCCCTGGGCCGCTTCGGCATGGCTATCAATATCGCAGCAATGGCATTTCTTTTGCCGGTGTTTGTGTTTGCATTCTTCCCACTTATGGCGGAGGTGGACAAGCAGACGATGAACTGGAGCGTTGTTATGTATATAGGGTTAATTACGCTGGCATCAGTTTATTATATAATACGGGGACGGAATCACTTTGTTGCGCCCGTTGCGCTGGTGAGGAAGCTGCGCTAG